The Novosphingobium kaempferiae genome includes a window with the following:
- a CDS encoding zinc-dependent metalloprotease, giving the protein MSFVSRMKPVLAASCALVACLAVAPASAAPVAATTSPDGALLPVQVDAAKGKVMFTLPPADADGVSGRYLFTQAIKTGLGSAAIRIDRGMQGDTKVLAFRRMGGKVAVVFENPRFRASGDAGIAKGARASFPFSTVAMLEIVSGTGNGPVTVDLTPLLMTDAMDLAGAIGESAKGYKLSEKLSALDTGSVKVFPKNIELETVQTFTADSAGRELDVLAPDGRAVSVTVHSSLVALPEPGFVPRKFDIRSGTHATQAYDFGTPLGQPMLVEYANRFRLEKTDPTAARSPVKKPIVFYIDSAAPDPIRTALADGVRWWADAFDAAGLVDAFKVEILPPNVDPQDVRYNVVNWTDRQNRSWSYGGGVIDPRTGEIVKGNVVLGALRVRQDITIFEGLVGTAHNNSGGPDDPVRAALARISQLGAHEVGHAIGFVHNFKASLQDRASVMDYPGPKVDIVSGRLTLADAYASGIGKWDKFTVDWLYGQPAPGVDPDVAAAEKADAIKKAGLIYGTDIDGRAPDLAVPGVNMWTEGQDTPEDLAHTMDVRRIALANFGPNVLLAGEPLSNLRRKFVPIWLFHRYSIDATGKLVGGVNYEYAVVGDGRETPSPVPAAQQVAAIDALVGTLSPTVLTVPASLSLALSSGTSARTDVEAAPEVLRGAGSAVFDPLVAAQVAAQMTLDSLLAPARLTRLHIQHGYDAQQPGVGTLLQKLSPVIAAHGDAVSRRIAQTTLLGIAAARRDADTPADVAALLDGFLKETALGFAKAKGGSEDALWQVSMAALLGDPERLEAEIGKQSRPRPPIPAGMPIGGDTGWFDNILSE; this is encoded by the coding sequence ATGTCGTTCGTCTCCCGCATGAAGCCCGTCCTTGCCGCAAGCTGCGCACTGGTCGCCTGCCTTGCCGTCGCGCCTGCATCGGCTGCGCCGGTGGCCGCGACCACCTCGCCGGACGGTGCGCTGCTGCCGGTCCAGGTCGATGCCGCCAAGGGCAAGGTCATGTTCACCCTGCCCCCCGCCGACGCGGACGGCGTCTCGGGACGCTACCTCTTCACGCAGGCGATCAAGACCGGCCTCGGCTCCGCGGCGATCCGCATCGACCGCGGCATGCAGGGCGATACCAAGGTGCTCGCGTTCCGCCGCATGGGCGGCAAGGTCGCCGTCGTGTTCGAGAACCCGCGCTTCCGCGCCAGCGGCGACGCCGGGATCGCGAAAGGCGCGCGCGCCAGCTTCCCGTTCAGCACCGTCGCCATGCTGGAGATCGTCAGCGGCACCGGGAACGGCCCCGTCACCGTTGACCTGACCCCGCTGCTGATGACCGACGCGATGGATCTTGCCGGCGCCATCGGCGAAAGCGCCAAGGGCTACAAGCTGTCCGAGAAGCTGAGCGCGCTCGACACCGGATCGGTCAAGGTCTTCCCGAAGAACATCGAACTGGAAACGGTGCAGACCTTCACCGCCGACAGCGCCGGGCGCGAACTGGACGTGCTCGCCCCCGATGGCCGCGCCGTCAGCGTGACCGTGCATTCCTCGCTCGTCGCCCTGCCGGAGCCCGGCTTCGTGCCGCGCAAGTTCGACATCCGTTCGGGCACGCACGCCACGCAGGCCTATGACTTCGGCACCCCGCTCGGCCAGCCGATGCTGGTCGAATACGCCAACCGCTTCAGGCTGGAGAAGACCGATCCCACCGCCGCGCGCTCGCCGGTGAAGAAGCCCATCGTCTTCTACATCGACAGCGCCGCACCCGATCCCATCCGCACCGCGCTGGCCGACGGCGTGCGCTGGTGGGCCGATGCCTTCGACGCGGCGGGCCTCGTCGATGCCTTCAAGGTGGAAATCCTGCCGCCGAACGTCGATCCGCAGGACGTGCGCTACAACGTGGTCAACTGGACCGACCGCCAGAACCGCAGCTGGTCCTACGGCGGCGGCGTGATCGACCCGCGCACCGGAGAGATCGTCAAGGGCAACGTCGTGCTCGGCGCGCTGCGCGTGCGACAGGACATCACCATCTTCGAGGGCCTCGTCGGCACCGCGCACAACAACAGTGGCGGCCCTGACGACCCGGTCCGCGCGGCGCTTGCCCGCATCAGCCAGCTGGGCGCGCACGAAGTCGGCCACGCCATCGGCTTCGTCCACAACTTCAAGGCCAGCCTGCAGGACCGCGCCTCGGTGATGGATTATCCGGGGCCGAAGGTGGACATCGTGAGCGGCAGGCTGACCCTCGCCGACGCCTATGCCAGCGGCATCGGCAAGTGGGACAAGTTCACCGTCGACTGGCTCTACGGCCAGCCCGCCCCCGGCGTCGATCCGGACGTGGCGGCAGCGGAGAAGGCCGACGCCATCAAGAAGGCGGGCCTCATCTACGGCACCGACATCGACGGCCGCGCGCCCGACCTTGCCGTGCCCGGCGTCAACATGTGGACCGAAGGGCAGGACACGCCCGAAGACCTTGCCCACACGATGGACGTGCGCCGCATCGCGCTTGCGAACTTCGGCCCGAACGTGCTGCTCGCCGGAGAGCCGCTGTCCAACCTGCGCCGCAAGTTCGTCCCGATCTGGCTGTTCCACCGCTATTCGATCGACGCCACCGGCAAGCTGGTGGGCGGCGTGAACTACGAATATGCGGTCGTCGGCGACGGGCGCGAGACGCCCAGCCCGGTCCCCGCCGCGCAGCAGGTCGCCGCGATCGACGCGCTGGTCGGCACCCTCTCCCCCACGGTGCTGACGGTGCCCGCATCGCTCAGCCTGGCGCTTTCGAGCGGCACCAGCGCCCGCACCGACGTGGAGGCCGCGCCCGAAGTGCTGCGCGGCGCGGGCTCGGCGGTGTTCGATCCTCTCGTCGCGGCGCAAGTCGCGGCGCAGATGACGCTCGACAGCCTGCTCGCCCCGGCCCGCCTGACACGCCTGCACATCCAGCACGGCTATGATGCGCAGCAGCCCGGCGTCGGCACCCTGCTCCAGAAGCTGTCCCCGGTGATCGCCGCCCATGGCGACGCGGTGTCGCGCCGGATCGCGCAGACCACGCTGCTCGGCATCGCCGCCGCCCGCCGCGATGCGGACACGCCAGCGGACGTCGCCGCGCTGCTCGACGGCTTCCTCAAGGAGACCGCGCTCGGCTTCGCGAAGGCGAAGGGCGGGTCCGAGGATGCGCTGTGGCAGGTGTCGATGGCGGCGCTGCTGGGCGATCCCGAGCGCCTTGAAGCTGAGATCGGCAAGCAGTCCCGCCCGCGCCCGCCGATCCCCGCCGGCATGCCCATCGGGGGCGATACGGGGTGGTTCGACAACATTCTATCCGAGTAA
- a CDS encoding Lrp/AsnC family transcriptional regulator, with protein sequence MVSKIKKGALNKMDMPSGKLHWLDAARGKPAQHELDDTDLRLMRALVSDGRASDVWLGEKVHLSSTAVARRRKILEESGYITHYSAHLNVRSLGYGTLVMVSIELVSQAESVLQDFETAVLDSPSMQFCAFVTGDTDFLMILNVQSLEDYDMIYRKELSVLPHVRRIRSSFVLREVASRQIAPVILAGR encoded by the coding sequence ATGGTTTCGAAAATCAAAAAAGGGGCGCTCAACAAGATGGACATGCCGTCAGGCAAGCTGCACTGGCTCGATGCCGCGCGCGGGAAACCCGCGCAGCACGAACTGGACGACACCGACCTGCGCCTGATGCGCGCTCTCGTCTCGGACGGGCGCGCATCGGACGTGTGGCTGGGCGAGAAGGTCCATCTGTCGAGCACCGCGGTCGCCCGCCGCCGCAAGATCCTCGAGGAATCGGGGTACATCACGCATTACTCGGCGCACCTCAACGTCCGCTCGCTGGGCTACGGGACGCTGGTTATGGTCTCAATCGAGCTTGTCTCTCAGGCGGAATCGGTGCTGCAGGACTTCGAGACGGCGGTGCTGGACAGCCCGTCGATGCAGTTCTGCGCCTTCGTCACCGGCGACACCGACTTCCTGATGATCCTCAACGTCCAGTCGCTCGAGGATTACGACATGATCTACCGCAAGGAACTGTCGGTGCTGCCGCATGTGCGCCGCATCCGCAGCAGCTTCGTGCTACGGGAGGTGGCAAGCCGCCAGATCGCGCCGGTCATCCTGGCGGGGCGTTAG
- a CDS encoding Crp/Fnr family transcriptional regulator, with amino-acid sequence MSTIPQTSPVSAASIAGSDLLTALRQDDFAFIEPRLGECRLRAGEIIYQPGDNVDYCYFPTGGAMCSYFVEMEDGTAVETILVGREGALGGIVSHGSLPAYARANVLHEGVFLRIATRDIEAAKERSPAVAHLFARYADCVMAQVFQSIACNAVHTIEQRAAKWLSAAVDRIGRNDVTMTQEQLASMMGIGRSYASRVLQRFKRDGMVRTRRGGIEVLDREGLKARACACNDQVEGHFRRVLGDVYPKEG; translated from the coding sequence ATGAGCACCATCCCGCAGACGAGCCCGGTATCTGCCGCCTCCATCGCCGGCAGCGACCTGCTGACGGCGCTGCGGCAGGACGATTTCGCCTTCATCGAGCCCAGACTGGGCGAATGTCGATTGCGTGCGGGAGAGATCATCTACCAGCCCGGCGACAACGTGGATTACTGCTATTTCCCGACCGGCGGGGCGATGTGCTCCTACTTCGTGGAGATGGAGGACGGCACGGCGGTCGAAACGATCCTCGTCGGCCGCGAGGGTGCGCTTGGCGGGATCGTCAGCCATGGCTCGCTGCCCGCCTATGCCCGCGCCAACGTGCTGCACGAGGGCGTCTTCCTGCGCATCGCCACGCGCGACATCGAGGCGGCGAAGGAGCGCTCACCCGCCGTCGCGCACCTGTTCGCGCGCTATGCCGACTGCGTGATGGCGCAAGTGTTCCAGTCGATCGCCTGCAACGCCGTCCACACCATCGAGCAGCGCGCCGCCAAGTGGCTCTCCGCCGCCGTCGACCGCATCGGCCGCAACGACGTGACGATGACGCAGGAGCAGCTCGCCTCGATGATGGGCATCGGGCGCAGCTACGCCAGCCGCGTCCTCCAGCGCTTCAAGCGCGACGGCATGGTGCGCACCCGGCGCGGCGGCATCGAGGTGCTCGACCGGGAGGGCCTCAAGGCGCGCGCCTGCGCCTGCAACGATCAGGTCGAAGGCCACTTCCGCCGCGTGCTCGGAGACGTCTACCCCAAGGAGGGGTAA
- a CDS encoding biliverdin-producing heme oxygenase, producing MPDLLSALREATGPSHERLDASFGSLDLSKRADLARFLTAHAIGLAPLFETFRSFIEGELGLECPDYPAMLRADLDKLGVGKLPATGVTGQIAGDGADAGVAYVVCGSRLGLAVIRQKGYWGEAQGFRSAYMSDGRGHDAWKALVPVLRTRAFQPAQADAARAAALAAFDTFSHAFEASAQVQARVDG from the coding sequence ATGCCCGACCTTCTCAGCGCCCTGCGCGAAGCCACGGGACCGTCCCACGAACGCCTCGACGCCTCGTTCGGTTCTCTGGACCTGTCGAAACGCGCCGATCTCGCGCGGTTTCTCACCGCCCACGCGATCGGCCTCGCACCGCTGTTCGAGACGTTCCGCAGCTTCATCGAGGGCGAACTGGGCCTCGAATGCCCGGACTACCCGGCCATGCTGCGCGCCGACCTCGACAAGCTGGGCGTCGGCAAACTGCCCGCCACGGGCGTCACCGGCCAGATCGCAGGAGACGGTGCGGACGCGGGCGTCGCATATGTCGTGTGCGGCTCGCGACTCGGCCTCGCGGTCATCCGCCAGAAGGGATACTGGGGCGAGGCGCAGGGCTTCCGCTCCGCCTACATGAGTGACGGCCGCGGCCATGACGCGTGGAAGGCGCTCGTCCCCGTGCTGCGCACCCGCGCCTTCCAGCCCGCGCAGGCCGACGCCGCCCGCGCCGCCGCGCTGGCGGCATTCGACACGTTCTCACACGCCTTCGAAGCCAGCGCGCAGGTCCAGGCGCGCGTCGATGGCTGA
- a CDS encoding HWE histidine kinase domain-containing protein, whose amino-acid sequence MAEAMHPVDLSTCDLEPIHIIGRIQSFGWLLSFSSDWIINHVSLNCEDLFGRDPRDLVGLSAVEFLAQEAMHDIRTRLQILGSANTVERMFDVDLIGDGRAFDVAVHNSGRSFVLEIEPHEGGKRRDFVSYVRPMIERLRQSPTIEQLCSSAARHLRGLTGFDRVMVYRFEGDGAGEVIAESLNGMVDSFKGQHFPASDIPAQARKLYTRNMLRIISDVDDPTVPIIPATNPNGDPLDLSMSGLRAVSPIHIEYLRNMGVKASMSVSIMRRGKLWGLMACHHYSPLRLSYSVRTASELFGEFFSYLLEQKETDFSMEKRAESMRLHDEIMARVAGGGSLLEAFDDFTDSIRQVIPFDGVVGWVDGRFIGHGSVPDQTQFAALARFLNTAGASTVWASDNIGTVYPAASEWADKSAGLLALPVSRTPRDYIVLFRNEAVREVKWAGNPEKAIELGPNGARLTPRKSFEIWKEERRGYSLPWTDEEVSSADALRITLLEVVLRLSDAANAEREQASQQQDMLIAELNHRVRNILNLIRGLVAQSKEGATTIDEFAEIVGSRIHALARAHDQVTRKDWSPSSLYDLIRTETDAYASHSLDRVVIEGPDALIAPGAFTTLALVIHELMTNSCKYGALSDSNGQVTVTLSRGDDGSLEIDWREEGGPPVKEPTRRGFGSTIIERTIPHELGGTASVIYPVEGLHALFLIPDEHISGFETPGAVIREPASEPPHPAEFTEALASGVALIVEDNVIIAMEAEDVLRGFGFTDCRIAGSVNAALGVLEGADVSFAMLDVNLGKDTSEAVGHALEERGIPFIFASGYGERSLQSGAFKGVPVVTKPYGERDVRLAIGRVMKGR is encoded by the coding sequence ATGGCTGAGGCGATGCATCCGGTAGATCTTTCCACCTGCGACCTGGAGCCGATCCACATCATCGGCCGCATCCAGAGCTTCGGCTGGCTGCTGTCGTTCTCCAGCGACTGGATCATCAACCACGTCTCGCTCAACTGCGAGGACCTGTTCGGCCGCGATCCGCGCGACCTCGTCGGGCTGTCGGCGGTGGAGTTTCTCGCGCAGGAGGCGATGCACGACATCCGCACCCGCCTGCAGATTCTCGGCAGCGCCAATACCGTGGAGCGCATGTTCGACGTCGATCTGATCGGCGACGGACGGGCCTTCGACGTGGCGGTCCACAATTCGGGCCGCTCCTTCGTGCTGGAAATCGAACCGCACGAAGGCGGCAAGCGGCGCGATTTCGTTTCCTACGTGCGCCCGATGATCGAGCGGCTGCGCCAGTCGCCCACCATCGAGCAGCTCTGTTCCAGCGCGGCGCGCCACCTGCGCGGCCTGACCGGGTTCGACCGCGTCATGGTCTACCGCTTCGAGGGCGACGGCGCGGGCGAAGTCATCGCCGAAAGCCTCAACGGCATGGTGGACAGCTTCAAGGGGCAGCACTTCCCCGCGTCCGACATCCCGGCACAGGCGCGCAAGCTTTACACCCGCAACATGCTGCGCATCATCAGCGACGTGGACGATCCGACGGTGCCGATCATCCCGGCGACCAACCCCAACGGCGATCCGCTGGACCTGTCGATGTCAGGCCTGCGCGCGGTCTCGCCAATCCACATCGAGTATCTGCGCAACATGGGCGTCAAGGCATCCATGTCCGTCTCGATCATGCGGCGCGGCAAGCTGTGGGGGTTGATGGCCTGCCACCACTATTCGCCGTTGCGCCTGTCCTACTCCGTGCGCACAGCGAGCGAGCTGTTCGGCGAATTCTTCTCCTACCTGCTGGAGCAGAAGGAAACCGACTTCTCGATGGAGAAGCGCGCGGAATCGATGCGCCTCCATGACGAGATCATGGCCCGCGTCGCAGGCGGCGGATCGCTGCTGGAAGCCTTCGACGACTTCACCGACTCGATCCGGCAGGTAATCCCGTTCGACGGCGTCGTCGGCTGGGTGGACGGGCGCTTCATCGGCCACGGTTCCGTGCCCGACCAGACCCAGTTCGCCGCGCTCGCCCGGTTCCTGAACACGGCGGGCGCCAGCACCGTCTGGGCATCGGACAATATCGGCACCGTGTATCCCGCCGCGTCCGAGTGGGCGGACAAGTCGGCGGGCCTGCTCGCCCTGCCCGTCAGCCGCACCCCGCGCGACTACATCGTGCTGTTCCGCAACGAGGCGGTGCGCGAGGTGAAGTGGGCGGGGAACCCCGAAAAGGCCATCGAACTCGGCCCCAACGGCGCGCGCCTGACCCCGCGCAAGAGCTTCGAGATCTGGAAGGAGGAACGGCGCGGCTACTCCCTGCCATGGACCGACGAGGAAGTGTCCAGCGCCGATGCCCTGCGCATCACGCTGCTGGAAGTCGTGCTCCGCCTGTCCGACGCCGCCAATGCCGAGCGCGAGCAGGCGAGCCAGCAGCAGGACATGCTGATCGCGGAACTGAACCATCGCGTGCGCAACATCCTCAACCTCATCCGCGGCCTCGTCGCGCAGAGCAAGGAAGGCGCGACGACGATCGACGAGTTCGCCGAGATCGTCGGCAGCCGCATCCACGCCCTTGCCCGCGCGCACGACCAGGTGACGCGCAAGGACTGGTCGCCCTCCTCGCTCTACGACCTCATCCGCACCGAGACCGACGCCTACGCCAGCCACTCGCTCGACCGCGTGGTGATCGAGGGGCCGGACGCGCTGATCGCGCCGGGGGCCTTCACTACGCTGGCGCTGGTGATCCACGAACTGATGACCAATTCCTGCAAGTACGGGGCACTGTCGGACTCGAACGGGCAGGTCACGGTGACGCTCAGCCGGGGCGACGATGGTTCGCTGGAGATCGACTGGCGCGAGGAAGGCGGCCCGCCGGTGAAAGAGCCCACCCGTCGCGGCTTCGGCTCCACCATCATCGAGCGCACCATCCCGCACGAACTGGGCGGCACCGCCTCGGTCATCTACCCGGTGGAGGGCCTGCATGCCCTGTTCCTGATCCCGGACGAGCACATCTCCGGCTTCGAGACGCCCGGCGCGGTCATCCGCGAGCCCGCCTCCGAACCGCCGCATCCCGCCGAGTTCACCGAGGCGCTGGCATCCGGTGTCGCGCTCATCGTCGAGGACAACGTCATCATCGCCATGGAAGCGGAGGACGTGCTGCGCGGCTTCGGCTTCACCGACTGCCGCATCGCCGGCTCGGTCAATGCGGCGCTCGGCGTGCTGGAGGGCGCGGACGTCAGCTTCGCGATGCTCGACGTCAATCTGGGCAAGGACACCAGCGAGGCCGTCGGCCATGCGCTGGAGGAGCGCGGCATCCCGTTCATCTTCGCTAGCGGCTACGGCGAACGCTCGCTCCAGTCCGGCGCGTTCAAAGGCGTGCCGGTGGTGACCAAGCCCTACGGCGAACGCGACGTGCGGCTGGCCATCGGGCGGGTAATGAAGGGCCGCTGA
- a CDS encoding acetamidase/formamidase family protein, giving the protein MASVTTLTSAKAETRPSAIWHLKATPETIHWGYFSPEIKPALTIKSGDLVHAEAITHHAGDAPDLMFDEGVERIFREVDPSTRAPGVHIMTGPIYIEDAEPGDMIEVRYLQMRPRNNYGSNLAANWGHLYEEFGKKERVTIYELDPSANTAHALYAYDFPGEYLVPGTITNCPVCDRHPALPGITIPARPHLGTAGVAPAVDAPVSTIPPGLHGGNIDNWRIGAGSTMFYKCQVKGGLFSIGDPHVSQGDGEISGTAIEASLDCLFQIILRKDFSFPSPLLETPENWIVHGFGKDLDQAMKNCSMDMLHLLHEQQGLSKEDAYSLMSVAADFGVTQVVDGTLGVHARIERRIFPSKGTVIDPT; this is encoded by the coding sequence ATGGCTTCGGTCACCACTCTGACATCGGCGAAGGCGGAGACGCGGCCTTCGGCGATCTGGCATCTCAAGGCCACGCCGGAGACCATTCACTGGGGCTACTTCTCGCCCGAGATCAAGCCGGCGCTGACGATCAAGAGCGGCGATCTGGTCCATGCCGAGGCGATCACCCACCACGCCGGAGACGCGCCCGACCTGATGTTCGACGAGGGCGTGGAGCGCATCTTCCGCGAGGTCGATCCGTCCACCCGCGCGCCCGGCGTCCACATCATGACTGGCCCGATCTACATCGAGGATGCGGAGCCGGGCGACATGATCGAGGTGCGCTATCTCCAGATGCGGCCGCGCAACAACTACGGATCGAACCTCGCGGCGAACTGGGGGCATCTGTATGAGGAGTTCGGCAAGAAGGAGCGGGTGACGATCTACGAGCTGGACCCCAGCGCCAACACCGCCCATGCCCTATATGCCTATGATTTCCCCGGCGAATACCTCGTTCCCGGCACCATCACCAACTGCCCGGTGTGCGACCGTCACCCGGCGCTGCCCGGCATCACCATCCCGGCGCGCCCGCATCTAGGCACTGCGGGCGTGGCGCCTGCGGTCGACGCGCCGGTCTCGACCATTCCGCCGGGGCTGCATGGCGGCAACATCGACAACTGGCGCATCGGCGCGGGCTCCACGATGTTCTACAAGTGCCAGGTCAAGGGCGGCCTGTTCTCCATCGGCGACCCCCACGTCAGCCAGGGCGACGGCGAGATCAGCGGCACCGCGATCGAGGCTTCGCTCGACTGCCTGTTCCAGATAATCCTGCGCAAGGACTTCTCGTTTCCTTCGCCGCTGCTGGAAACGCCCGAGAACTGGATCGTCCACGGCTTCGGCAAGGATCTCGACCAGGCGATGAAGAACTGTTCGATGGACATGCTCCACCTGCTTCACGAGCAGCAGGGGCTGAGCAAGGAGGACGCCTATTCGCTGATGAGCGTGGCTGCCGACTTCGGCGTGACGCAGGTGGTGGACGGCACGCTGGGCGTGCACGCGCGGATCGAACGCCGCATCTTCCCGAGCAAGGGCACCGTCATCGACCCGACCTGA
- a CDS encoding VOC family protein: MPNTLIFVDLPADDPAAAGRFYAEVFGWRDDHKPEGVYHRMVPGGMFPNPDGSDSQIGNLHVGIFDPANARPHPDAEGVEPRAISTEGRKPRIWVLISDDDTPERILSAAEERGATVLWRNHFWGTFNGLNHCFRDPWGNEILLWGKAGDPPRIPEDYTRE, translated from the coding sequence ATGCCCAACACGCTCATCTTCGTAGACCTGCCGGCCGACGATCCGGCCGCCGCGGGGCGTTTCTACGCCGAAGTCTTCGGCTGGCGCGACGATCACAAGCCCGAGGGGGTCTATCACCGCATGGTGCCCGGCGGCATGTTCCCGAATCCCGACGGTTCGGACAGCCAGATCGGCAACCTGCATGTCGGGATCTTCGACCCCGCCAACGCCCGCCCGCACCCCGATGCCGAGGGCGTCGAGCCGCGCGCCATCTCCACGGAGGGCAGAAAACCGCGCATCTGGGTACTCATCAGCGACGACGATACCCCCGAGCGCATCCTCTCCGCCGCCGAGGAGCGGGGCGCGACGGTGCTGTGGCGCAACCACTTCTGGGGCACCTTCAACGGCCTCAACCACTGCTTCCGCGATCCCTGGGGCAACGAGATCCTGCTCTGGGGCAAGGCCGGAGATCCGCCAAGGATTCCAGAGGATTACACGCGCGAGTAA
- a CDS encoding aromatic ring-hydroxylating oxygenase subunit alpha, translating to MPASTPVTTMTDAFIDSLSASAVALEDAVTLPPSCYTSKDFYEFEKDALYYAEWQCVGREDWVPNPGDFFTTRTINEPIIVSRNLQGEVRAMSAVCQHRAMLVAEGSGSARGFLCPYHHWSYSLDGTLVAAPAMNKTCNFDRKANSLPRFAVEIWNGFIFINFDENAAPLAPRLTGVAEAIAGYDLASAEGPRPDPAAKLPWNWKVMFENNNDGYHASRLHAGPLHDFVPSGKAEFPHSEPEDAGFLRFNGTLHPDASFNATQRAVLPIFPGLSDAMRNRMTFANVPPSLSLIMMSDMVIYLILRPDGPESLEMDTGLLFAPGAMKDPNFEHKLDMNMRATAHIIAQDFHVDELVQEGLRSRFAPRGRYSWQEGAQGQFNKWLVHRYRSAHKRLA from the coding sequence ATGCCCGCATCGACTCCGGTAACGACGATGACAGACGCCTTCATCGATTCCCTCTCCGCATCGGCGGTGGCGCTCGAGGATGCGGTCACGCTGCCGCCTTCGTGCTACACGTCGAAAGACTTCTACGAGTTCGAGAAGGACGCGCTCTACTATGCCGAGTGGCAGTGCGTCGGGCGGGAGGACTGGGTTCCGAACCCCGGCGATTTCTTCACCACCCGCACCATCAACGAGCCCATCATCGTCTCGCGCAACCTGCAGGGCGAAGTGCGCGCGATGTCGGCGGTGTGCCAGCACCGCGCGATGCTGGTGGCCGAGGGGAGCGGTTCGGCGCGCGGGTTCCTGTGCCCGTACCACCACTGGAGCTACTCGCTCGACGGCACGCTGGTCGCCGCTCCGGCGATGAACAAGACCTGCAATTTCGACCGCAAGGCCAACAGCCTGCCGCGCTTCGCGGTCGAGATCTGGAACGGCTTTATCTTCATCAACTTCGACGAGAACGCCGCGCCCCTCGCACCCCGCCTGACCGGCGTGGCCGAGGCGATCGCGGGCTACGACCTTGCCAGCGCGGAAGGCCCGCGCCCGGACCCGGCGGCGAAGCTGCCGTGGAACTGGAAGGTCATGTTCGAGAACAACAACGACGGCTACCACGCCAGCCGCCTTCACGCCGGGCCGCTGCATGACTTCGTGCCGTCCGGCAAGGCGGAGTTCCCGCATTCCGAACCCGAGGACGCCGGGTTCCTGCGCTTCAACGGCACGCTGCACCCCGACGCCAGCTTCAACGCCACCCAGCGCGCGGTGCTGCCGATCTTCCCCGGCCTGTCCGACGCGATGCGCAACCGGATGACCTTCGCCAACGTCCCGCCCTCGCTCAGCCTCATCATGATGAGCGACATGGTGATCTACCTGATCCTGCGGCCCGACGGCCCGGAATCGCTGGAGATGGACACCGGCCTGCTGTTCGCGCCGGGCGCGATGAAGGATCCCAATTTCGAGCACAAGCTGGACATGAACATGCGCGCCACCGCGCATATCATCGCGCAGGATTTCCACGTCGACGAACTGGTGCAGGAGGGTCTGCGATCCCGCTTCGCCCCGCGCGGCCGCTATTCGTGGCAGGAAGGCGCGCAGGGCCAGTTCAACAAGTGGCTGGTCCATCGTTACCGCAGCGCACACAAAAGGTTGGCATAG